From one Perca flavescens isolate YP-PL-M2 chromosome 4, PFLA_1.0, whole genome shotgun sequence genomic stretch:
- the LOC114553598 gene encoding uncharacterized protein C20orf85 homolog: MAESQRTSEPVNVVHQDEIWKSHVKVEKDSAEVWPNKWGFLTEVYKEYQKDSVKLKQEVRVDLPHHLAVCPQTPADKHIHVGASPPVPQTTQALIGWRSAHSHLQLEKYAPVHHGRRSFLKELGWPFDSCN, translated from the exons ATGGCAGAGTCACAGCGAACGTCTGAGCCCGTCAACGTTGTGCATCAGGATGAAATCTG gaaatCACATGTAAAAGTTGAGAAGGATTCGGCTGAAGTCTGGCCCAACAAGTGGGGCTTCCTCACCGAGGTCTACaaggag taccAGAAGGACAGTGTGAAGCTGAAGCAGGAGGTCAGAGTGGACCTCCCCCATCACCTGGCAGTATGCCCTCAGACCCCTGCAGACAAACATATCCAC GTTGGAGCCTCACCTCCAGTTCCTCAGACAACTCAGGCCCTGATTGGTTGGCGTTCAGCTCATTCGCATCTTCAGTTGGAAAAGTATGCCCCAGTGCACCATGGGAGGCGTAGTTTTCTGAAGGAGCTGGGCTGGCCTTTTGACTCTTGCAACTGA
- the LOC114553829 gene encoding rano class II histocompatibility antigen, A beta chain, which produces MKCFTCLLSLCLFSRSVDADGNGYFMYADFWCAMYSRDREKVEYLVDWYFNEEFMMQYNSTVGSWTGFTPAGLVSASMLNEDKHDLLQRRVEKELICVDHVNLIFNITEENMAEPSITLVETSSSSHDIMLVCSAYDFYPKYIRVTWHRNGQEVTSGVTFSEVMTNGDWTYQVHSYLEYTPGRQDRVSCMVEHVSLRKPKIYNWDSSMHQSERSFLIGGASALLLGAVLLFSGLVHYRRKSSDPRFSNAL; this is translated from the exons ATGAAATGCTTCACGtgcctgctctctctgtgtcttttctCTCGGTCTGTGG ATGCTGATGGAAATGGATACTTCATGTATGCCGACTTCTGGTGTGCCATGTACTCCAGAGACCGGGAAAAGGTGGAATATCTGGTTGACTGGTACTTTAACGAAGAGTTCATGATGCAGTACAACAGCACCGTCGGGAGCTGGACGGGCTTCACTCCAGCTGGATTAGTGTCTGCGTCGATGTTAAACGAGGACAAGCATGATCTTCTGCAGAGGAGAGTGGAGAAGGAACTGATATGTGTCGACCATGTCAATTTGATATTTAACATAACTGAGGAGAACATGG CTGAACCCAGCATCACGCTTGTGGAGACGTCCAGCTCCAGCCACGACATCATGCTGGTGTGCAGCGCATATGACTTCTACCCCAAATACATCAGGGTGACGTGGCACAGGAACGGACAGGAAGTGACCTCGGGCGTGACCTTTAGCGAGGTGATGACAAACGGAGACTGGACCTATCAGGTCCACTCTTACCTGGAGTACACACCTGGCCGGCAGGACAGGGttagctgtatggtggagcatgtCAGCCTCAGGAAGCCAAAGATTTATAACTGGG ATTCTTCCATGCATCAGTCTGAGAGAAGCttcctgattggtggagcctCTGCCCTGCTGTTGGGAGCAGTGTTACTGTTCTCGGGACTGGTCCACTACAGGAGGAAAAGCTCTGATCCACGATTTTCAAACGCTTTATAA